Proteins encoded within one genomic window of Bradyrhizobium sp. 186:
- a CDS encoding LysR family transcriptional regulator translates to MARTDLNQLMWFQAVAEERSSTKAAAKLGVAQSTLSHTIKQLEARTAGERLMQTIAPRIGEIEDEIAALMAFREKPSGTIRLTLSDHALESVVWPKLKPVLSAYPDIGVELILDSTFRNIVEEGFNAGVRLGESVEKDMIAVRIGADWRLVAVASPAYFAAHGAPKHPQDLVRHVCINMRHETAGGLYAWEFEKDGQALRVRVNGQLTFNNSYAMIDAAVNGYGIAYVPENIVERHVVSGLLVQVLDDWSPFFDGYFLYFPSRRQNLPAFKVIVDALRHRDRSGL, encoded by the coding sequence ATGGCCAGAACCGATCTCAACCAACTGATGTGGTTCCAGGCCGTCGCCGAAGAGCGCAGCTCCACCAAGGCGGCGGCAAAGCTCGGCGTGGCGCAATCGACGCTCAGTCACACGATCAAGCAACTCGAAGCGCGCACCGCAGGCGAGAGGCTGATGCAGACGATCGCCCCGCGCATCGGCGAAATAGAGGACGAGATCGCGGCTTTGATGGCGTTCCGCGAGAAGCCCTCAGGCACAATCAGGCTGACCCTGTCCGACCACGCGCTGGAAAGCGTCGTATGGCCCAAGCTGAAACCGGTCCTCAGCGCCTATCCCGATATCGGCGTGGAACTTATCCTGGACAGCACTTTCCGCAATATCGTCGAGGAAGGCTTCAACGCCGGCGTCCGGCTGGGAGAGAGCGTCGAGAAGGACATGATCGCGGTCCGAATCGGCGCGGACTGGCGTTTGGTGGCGGTGGCGTCGCCAGCATATTTCGCCGCGCATGGGGCGCCGAAGCATCCGCAGGATCTGGTCCGGCACGTCTGCATCAATATGCGCCACGAAACCGCCGGCGGTCTTTATGCTTGGGAGTTCGAGAAGGACGGACAGGCGCTGCGTGTCCGGGTGAACGGTCAACTAACCTTCAACAACTCCTACGCCATGATCGATGCGGCGGTGAACGGCTACGGCATCGCCTATGTGCCCGAAAACATCGTGGAACGGCACGTCGTATCGGGTTTGCTGGTCCAAGTTTTGGATGACTGGTCGCCCTTTTTCGATGGCTATTTCCTCTACTTTCCCAGCCGTCGCCAGAATCTTCCCGCCTTCAAAGTCATTGTCGATGCGCTTCGGCATCGGGACCGGTCGGGATTGTGA
- a CDS encoding isoprenylcysteine carboxylmethyltransferase family protein: MVDTADTANVIVRPPIAWALAVLAGLVLNWLMPLPFLPAAVPAGWLGAVVFVLALAPVAWAISTMTRAGSNVPTSLPTTTIVEAGPYRFTRNPIYLGMVLGLIGLAIAFNSLWLLMTLAPFALVIRYGVITREEAYLERKFGDVYRRYRARVRRWL, encoded by the coding sequence ATGGTTGACACGGCAGATACCGCGAATGTCATTGTCCGGCCGCCGATCGCGTGGGCGCTCGCGGTGCTTGCCGGGCTCGTGCTCAATTGGCTTATGCCCTTGCCGTTCTTGCCGGCCGCGGTACCTGCAGGCTGGCTCGGCGCGGTAGTGTTTGTCCTTGCGCTGGCGCCGGTCGCGTGGGCGATCTCTACCATGACCCGGGCCGGCTCGAACGTGCCCACCAGCCTGCCGACCACGACCATCGTGGAGGCCGGCCCCTACCGCTTCACGCGCAATCCCATCTATCTCGGCATGGTGCTGGGGCTCATCGGCTTGGCTATTGCCTTCAACAGCCTCTGGCTGCTGATGACGCTGGCGCCCTTTGCGCTTGTCATCCGCTACGGTGTGATCACCCGCGAGGAAGCCTATCTCGAGCGCAAGTTCGGGGACGTCTATCGCCGCTACCGCGCGCGGGTACGGCGCTGGCTGTAG
- a CDS encoding GYD domain-containing protein codes for MKYVLLGNLSPEWASKQSERIGKAKAKLDKLGIKIESIHYTQGYYDFVDIVDAPNQGAMLAFSVWYSTQGLGRIQSMPAFDAKSFETAIKDAAG; via the coding sequence ATGAAATATGTGCTGCTTGGTAATCTGAGCCCGGAGTGGGCAAGCAAGCAATCGGAGCGGATCGGCAAGGCCAAGGCAAAGCTCGACAAGCTGGGCATCAAGATCGAGTCGATCCACTACACGCAGGGCTACTACGATTTCGTCGACATCGTCGATGCCCCGAATCAGGGGGCGATGCTCGCGTTCTCGGTCTGGTACTCGACCCAGGGTCTGGGGCGGATTCAAAGTATGCCGGCCTTCGACGCAAAGAGCTTCGAAACCGCGATCAAGGACGCAGCGGGCTAA
- a CDS encoding phasin family protein has protein sequence MVAVAPADNRPISIQTIANAYRDYTMKSFQETSSFVEKLMGVRSFDKAFEVQTEFARRAYADFVAESQKICELYSELAMQFFKPWEGFAAKATQVGR, from the coding sequence ATCGTCGCCGTTGCGCCGGCGGACAACCGTCCAATCAGCATTCAAACGATCGCGAATGCCTACCGGGATTACACCATGAAGTCTTTCCAGGAGACCAGCTCCTTTGTCGAAAAGCTCATGGGCGTGCGGTCGTTCGACAAGGCGTTCGAGGTTCAGACCGAATTCGCAAGGCGGGCTTATGCGGACTTTGTCGCTGAGTCGCAGAAGATTTGTGAACTCTACAGCGAACTTGCGATGCAGTTCTTCAAGCCATGGGAAGGCTTCGCGGCCAAGGCGACCCAAGTCGGGCGCTAG